In Chryseobacterium camelliae, one DNA window encodes the following:
- a CDS encoding dihydroorotase — translation MKTLIKNVQIVNEGKIFGSDILIDNDIISKIEQRIDDDVDLVIDGSGKYLLPGVIDDQVHFREPGLTHKGNIESESRSAIAGGVTSFIDQPNTVPNAVTQALLADKYNIASESAYANYGFMMGGTNDNLEEVLKTDPRNVPGIKLFLGSSTGNMLVDNPETLERIFSNTKMLIAVHCEDEATIKANTQKYMDEYGEDIPVKFHHLIRSEEACYKSSSKAIELAKKTGARLHVFHLSTARETALFRNDIPLKDKKITAEVCVHHLTFTNEDYETKGALIKWNPAVKTQKDKDGLWEALLDDRIDVIATDHAPHTWEEKRNVYTKCPSGAPLVQHSLPVMLENYKNGKISLEKIVEKMCHNPAILFRIAKRGFVREGYKADLVLVDLHDSWTVAKENLLYHCGWSPLEGMELQSKVTHTFVNGNLVYDQGKINEQKFGERLLFEV, via the coding sequence ATGAAGACCTTAATTAAAAACGTTCAAATCGTTAACGAAGGAAAAATCTTTGGGAGCGATATTCTGATAGACAATGATATCATCTCAAAAATAGAGCAAAGGATCGATGACGATGTAGATCTGGTCATTGATGGTTCAGGGAAATACCTTTTGCCTGGCGTCATTGATGACCAGGTCCATTTCCGTGAGCCGGGCCTTACCCACAAAGGCAATATTGAATCTGAATCCAGATCTGCAATAGCGGGAGGTGTTACCAGTTTTATAGACCAGCCGAATACCGTGCCCAATGCTGTTACCCAGGCATTGTTGGCTGATAAATACAACATAGCTTCAGAAAGTGCCTACGCGAATTACGGTTTCATGATGGGCGGCACCAATGATAATCTAGAAGAAGTTCTGAAAACGGATCCCAGAAACGTTCCCGGAATCAAATTGTTTTTAGGTTCCTCTACAGGCAATATGCTGGTAGACAATCCGGAAACCCTGGAACGCATTTTCAGCAATACCAAAATGCTGATTGCCGTTCACTGTGAGGACGAAGCTACAATTAAAGCCAATACACAGAAATACATGGATGAATACGGCGAGGATATCCCGGTGAAGTTCCATCACCTGATCAGAAGTGAAGAGGCCTGTTACAAATCATCTTCAAAAGCCATTGAGCTCGCAAAGAAAACCGGAGCGAGGCTGCACGTTTTCCATCTATCCACTGCCAGGGAAACCGCACTGTTCAGGAATGATATTCCTTTGAAAGATAAAAAGATCACAGCGGAAGTATGTGTCCATCATCTCACCTTTACCAACGAAGATTATGAAACCAAAGGAGCCTTGATCAAATGGAATCCTGCGGTAAAAACCCAGAAAGATAAAGACGGGCTTTGGGAAGCCCTTCTTGATGACCGAATTGATGTGATTGCTACTGACCATGCGCCACACACCTGGGAAGAAAAGCGTAACGTATATACCAAATGCCCGTCCGGAGCGCCTTTGGTGCAGCATTCTCTTCCCGTAATGCTTGAAAACTATAAAAACGGAAAGATTTCCCTTGAAAAGATTGTTGAAAAAATGTGCCATAACCCGGCTATCCTTTTCAGGATTGCTAAGAGAGGTTTTGTAAGGGAAGGATACAAAGCAGACCTTGTCCTGGTTGATCTTCATGATTCCTGGACGGTTGCCAAAGAAAATCTTTTGTATCACTGCGGATGGAGCCCTCTTGAAGGGATGGAGCTGCAGTCTAAAGTAACCCACACTTTTGTGAATGGAAATCTGGTGTATGACCAGGGTAAAATTAATGAACAGAAATTCGGGGAGCGATTGCTTTTTGAGGTTTAG